In the genome of Cercospora beticola chromosome 2, complete sequence, one region contains:
- a CDS encoding uncharacterized protein (antiSMASH:Cluster_11) codes for MGKGGRIDVYLDCNSPYSYFTHMHLRRIRPQLAKHHITISMHPIFLGGINVGSGNKPPWTLPAKATMGTFDGARAKQYFKVPEPDKFSAPPFFPIMSLLPMRALLFVREELLDVEGNFEDREKFEVAFGELWNMLWREHEDISKPEVLVKCLGRHLKKEEAERAVKAAKEEKWKKMLVDETGRLVEKGAYGAPWFIVTNAKGVEEPFFGSDRFHYIYQFLGVPFRDIEILPPGGEKEAKL; via the exons ATGGGCAAAGGTGGTAGGATCGATGTCTACCTGGACTGTA ATTCGCCATACTCATATTTCACGCACATGCACCTTCGTCGAATCCGACCCCAGTTAGCCAAGCACCACATCACAATCTCCATGCACCCCATTTTCCTTGGAGGAATCAACGTCGGATCGGGTAACAAACCGCCGTGGACACTGCCCGCCAAAGCCACCATGGGTACATTTGACGGAGCACGCGCAAAGCAATATTTCAAAGTCCCCGAACCAGACAAGTTTTCCGCGCCACCATTCTTCCCCATCATGAGTCTCTTGCCCATGCGAGCTTTACTCTTTGTCCGAGAAGAATTATTGGATGTGGAAGGTAATTTTGAAGATCGAGAGAAGTTTGAGGTGGCCTTTGGGGAGTTGTGGAATATGTTGTGGAGGGAACATGAGGATATTAGTAAACCTGAGGTTTTGGTGAAGTGTCTTGGGAGGCATttgaagaaagaggaagcgGAGAGGGCTGTGAAGGctgcgaaggaggagaagtggaagaagatgttggTGGATGAGACGGGGAGGTTGGTGGAGAAGGGGGCTTATGGTGCGCCGTGGTTTATTGTTACGAATGCGAAGGGTGTGGAGGAGCCATTTTTTGGAAGTGATCG CTTCCATTATATTTATCAATTCTTGGGCGTACCGTTCAGAGATATTGAGATTTTGCCGCCGGGTGGCGAGAAAGAGGCGAAGCTGTAG
- a CDS encoding uncharacterized protein (antiSMASH:Cluster_11), translating into MSQPDQAYEFGGPMSEAELQYECVGCGDTMRPPSAASIHGLEFCQQCFNAGIRPLFEQYLANELAPVVWQGRAISFNVVRHQFSAEFVSAFRERVREYAVLPRNRIYCAGKIQGIPCEKFLGDKRRWRNEAFCLECKSETCTSCAAIIDLGELEHKCAIQLDPLADLVRGADYQLCPKCGLKVELAEACNHMQCQLAACGGTSFCYTCGEEVVARDGHWSAGRLCPRYNLPNPLKPMTRDRLAEESYIREHAMVRPARDELHRVRKNLVLSRQVLSEDRLGLLHHPDAQEAQRALIKAMRPFLMAFDRLEGRILEHGPVVKKRAALAPAIREAYLSGIAKDDRASLLQYPAIASGYADLERTIAAAPRDEIFAELVRQLQQE; encoded by the coding sequence ATGTCGCAGCCCGATCAAGCATACGAATTCGGTGGCCCTATGTCGGAGGCCGAGCTTCAGTACGAGTGCGTCGGTTGCGGAGACACCATGCGCCCTCCAAGCGCAGCATCTATCCACGGACTCGAATTCTGTCAGCAATGCTTCAACGCCGGTATCCGTCCTCTCTTCGAACAATATCTTGCGAACGAACTTGCGCCCGTCGTTTGGCAGGGCCGAGCGATCAGTTTCAACGTTGTGCGACACCAATTCTCTGCAGAGTTCGTTTCGGCATTTAGAGAGCGCGTAAGGGAGTACGCTGTGCTGCCGAGAAATCGCATCTACTGCGCTGGGAAGATTCAAGGAATTCCTTGTGAGAAGTTTCTTGGAGATAAACGACGTTGGCGCAATGAGGCGTTCTGTCTTGAATGCAAGTCCGAGACTTGTACCTCTTGTGCTGCGATCATCGACCTTGGCGAACTTGAGCACAAATGCGCGATTCAGCTTGATCCGCTCGCTGATTTGGTTCGAGGCGCGGATTACCAGCTATGCCCGAAGTGCGGCCTCAAAGTCGAGTTGGCTGAAGCTTGCAATCACATGCAGTGCCAGTTGGCCGCGTGCGGCGGTACTTCATTCTGCTACACCTGCGGCGAAGAGGTAGTTGCACGCGATGGTCACTGGTCGGCTGGCCGTCTCTGCCCACGTTACAATTTACCGAATCCACTGAAGCCAATGACACGAGACCGCCTAGCAGAGGAAAGCTACATCCGGGAGCACGCGATGGTTCGCCCTGCGAGAGACGAACTACACCGCGTGCGGAAAAACTTGGTTCTCAGTCGCCAAGTTCTGTCTGAAGATCGCCTGGGGCTACTACATCATCCAGATGCTCAGGAAGCCCAGCGAGCACTGATTAAAGCTATGAGGCCTTTCCTAATGGCGTTCGATAGATTGGAAGGAAGAATACTTGAACACGGCCCAGTGGTGAAAAAGAGAGCTGCTCTTGCCCCAGCGATCAGGGAGGCGTATCTCAGTGGGATAGCGAAGGATGATCGTGCTTCGTTGCTGCAGTATCCCGCAATTGCCAGCGGATATGCCGATCTGGAGAGAACCATTGCCGCCGCGCCCAGGGACGAAATTTTTGCTGAACTCGTTCGTCAGCTACAGcaagagtaa
- a CDS encoding uncharacterized protein (antiSMASH:Cluster_11), which produces MFVTRQLRIDAFLFHLLLFNVYALVEGGVAPHRSLITPTPAVRGQDDAHQALRRQLATTSLADTCGYVNAAVLEPRGCAQGYTCYAESSLSVAGGCCRLGDAANCQLPTACVAQADRSSSCDSSCSADERTTKCDLASPYCYTNYWPTPGQTFSEVGCTTAQGQFAYVYSTYTGFGAEIEDLTTGSQATNPPISATNTNVNTGDSEQTGSSSPSGTSVAAGSDDNGGSSGSSTNTGAIAGGVVGGVAVLGLIAALITWIVLRNRRKERAAMATAGGSGDGQGEFNGNNELKPPQEHIIAVSPSSSHTLPRRPVGQELQAGVDRHEVAGYAEARELQNQPRRVPELP; this is translated from the exons ATGTTTGTTACACGACAGCTACGCATAGACGCCTTCCTCTTTCATTTACTTCTGTTCAATGTATACGCACTTGTTGAAGGCGGAGTCGCTCCTCACCGTTCACTGATCACGCCCACGCCGGCAGTCCGCGGGCAAGACGATGCTCACCAAGCCTTGCGTAGACAGCTCGCCACTACTTCTCTGGCGGATACGTGTGGATATGTGAATGCAGCAGTGT TGGAACCTCGGGGATGCGCGCAGGGCTACACCTGCTACGCTGAGAGCAGCCTTAGCGTTGCCGGTGGCTGCTGTCGCCTTGGTGATGCTGCGAATTGCCAACTCCCTACGGCTTGCGTCGCGCAGGCGGACAGATCAAGTTCCTGTGACAGCTCATGTAGTGCAGATGAGCGAACAACGAAGTG TGATTTGGCTTCCCCTTACTGCTACACAAACTACTGGCCTACACCAGGCCAGACGTTTTCGGAAGTCGGCTGTACTACAGCCCAAGGTCAATTCGCGTACGTGTATAGCACGTACACTGGATTCGGAGCCGAGATAGAAGATCTTACCACTGGGTCTCAAGCAACCAATCCTCCAATCTCAGCAACAAATACCAACGTCAACACTGGCGACTCTGAGCAGACTGGCAGTAGCTCCCCATCCGGCACCTCGGTCGCAGCTGGCAGTGATGACAACGGAGGCTCGAGTGGTTCCTCGACGAACACAGGCGCGATAGCGGGCGGTGTAGTAGGCGGTGTTGCGGTGCTTGGTCTGATCGCAGCACTGATCACCTGGATCGTGCTCCGCAACCGAAGAAAAGAGCgagcagccatggcgacAGCAGGCGGCTCTGGTGATGGCCAAGGGGAGTTTAATGGCAACAACGAGCTCAAGCCTCCACAGGAACATATCATTGCTGTATCGCCAAGTTCTTCGCACACACTTCCGCGGAGACCAGTGGGACAGGAGTTGCAGGCGGGAGTCGACAGACACGAAGTCGCTGGCTATGCGGAGGCGAGGGAGCTACAGAACCAACCTAGGAGGGTTCCAGAACTTCCATGA
- a CDS encoding uncharacterized protein (BUSCO:EOG09261N2L~antiSMASH:Cluster_11) has product MSPPQVLQQQDIIFSPASQVLKQALSDLKRSNLTIHNRLQSIYQDSKFVVSVSEAYNDAPLIANERCGSWYIPPDRKRGSVYFKSTDGHFGQWAFSLRRLNFTLFDYLQSSADDAQRAHGYNAEDNRSSGATEARGGCVVIIDSTRRGKSMSDAMSKTVPLWACVWNRILFPDHRNGEDLELHTPSDVVSESEHAQIESRVQGWVEDAKRLALDLEGLRNKLNGRPIRLSWQRPGDEMPNQEDLSRAREANLIVLCTASNQTSNETSATSDYVQGAADDPESWSLGLNATMFWRCREQLIAASEDELPQLIGEIVADARKDIDRAAPRPIRPTCNLYVGTNTAAEVIRPGDFDFVISCTTKPDESLVKAMKDRYIVLSLPEGKNGSRMLRTELLKLEMLLSTLDSNTKVLVTCHTGKDLSVGVALALLCKCFDDSGLFKQSSDKISVNKNLIKQRLSWIVISIPDASPSRATLQSVNSWLMG; this is encoded by the coding sequence ATGTCTCCGCCGCAAGTCCTCCAACAACAAGACATCATCTTCTCTCCTGCCTCCCAGGTCCTCAAGCAAGCGCTCTCCGACCTCAAGCGGTCGAATCTTACTATTCACAATCGCCTACAATCCATTTATCAAGACTCCAAATTTGTGGTCTCCGTATCCGAAGCTTACAATGATGCCCCACTCATAGCGAACGAGCGCTGCGGGAGCTGGTATATTCCGCCAGACCGGAAACGAGGGAGCGTGTACTTCAAAAGTACAGACGGGCACTTTGGGCAGTGGGCATTCAGTCTGAGAAGACTGAATTTCACACTGTTTGATTATTTGCAAAGTTCTGCAGATGACGCCCAGCGTGCTCACGGCTACAATGCTGAGGACAATCGAAGTAGTGGGGCGACCGAGGCGAGAGGAGGTTGTGTGGTCATAATTGACTCCACACGAAGAGGCAAAAGTATGTCGGATGCCATGAGTAAGACTGTGCCGCTCTGGGCTTGTGTCTGGAATCGTATACTGTTCCCCGACCACAGAAATGGAGAAGACCTGGAGTTGCACACGCCGAGTGACGTTGTGAGCGAGAGTGAGCATGCACAGATTGAGAGCCGTGTGCAAGGCTGGGTGGAAGACGCCAAGCGTTTGGCTCTCGATCTGGAAGGGCTGAGGAACAAATTGAACGGAAGACCGATAAGACTTTCCTGGCAAAGACCTGGAGACGAGATGCCCAATCAAGAAGATCTGAGCAGAGCAAGGGAAGCGAATTTGATCGTACTTTGCACGGCGTCAAACCAAACAAGTAACGAGACCTCTGCGACATCCGATTACGTCCAAGGCGCAGCAGATGATCCCGAAAGTTGGTCCTTGGGACTGAACGCTACAATGTTCTGGAGATGTAGGGAACAGTTGATCGCAGCCTCGGAAGATGAGTTGCCACAGCTTATTGGCGAGATCGTGGCCGACGCTCGGAAGGACATCGACAGAGCAGCCCCTAGGCCCATCAGGCCAACTTGTAACCTCTACGTCGGGACGAATACAGCTGCTGAAGTAATAAGACCGGGCGACTTCGATTTCGTGATCTCATGCACGACTAAGCCAGATGAATCCCTGGTCAAGGCAATGAAAGACCGATACATTGTCCTTAGCTTACCAGAAGGTAAGAATGGCAGCCGAATGCTTCGTACGGAGCTGCTCAAGCTGGAAATGCTCTTGTCAACACTGGACAGCAACACGAAAGTACTGGTCACTTGCCATACCGGCAAGGATCTTTCTGTGGGGGTGGCTCTCGCACTGCTGTGCAAGTGCTTCGACGACAGCGGGCTCTTCAAGCAAAGTTCGGACAAAATTTCAGTGAACAAGAACTTGATTAAGCAAAGATTGAGCTGGATTGTGATCTCTATTCCAGATGCGAGTCCCAGTCGGGCAACTCTGCAAAGCGTCAACTCCTGGCTAATGGGATGA
- a CDS encoding uncharacterized protein (antiSMASH:Cluster_11): protein MAEEVFTLLPLSIDPVTKAISSSDQSLAGEIAELNRLAKAFTQLETPNQVTPPPAPVNPKRSVQITKLKDSGNASYKKGSYGDALKMYDLAIKMATERPPWEASGLVREELSTLYGNRSQALYAQQDWAAAAVDAEIAVEMKRIGNVKAWWRRGMCLKEMGRVSEAYEWVKTGLEFERAGPDKASLGELEALLREVEAAANKK from the coding sequence ATGGCGGAAGAGGTCTTCACACTGCTCCCGCTCTCCATTGATCCGGTGACCAAGGCCATTTCCTCGTCCGATCAAAGCCTTGCCGGCGAAATCGCCGAACTGAACCGCCTCGCCAAAGCCTTTACCCAGCTCGAGACCCCGAACCAAGTCACACCCCCGCCTGCGCCTGTCAACCCCAAGCGCAGTGTGCAAATCACGAAGCTCAAGGACTCGGGCAATGCCTCCTACAAGAAGGGCAGCTATGGCGACGCGCTAAAGATGTACGACCTCGCTATCAAGATGGCTACGGAGCGACCGCCTTGGGAAGCCTCTGGCCTGGTCAGAGAAGAGCTGTCGACATTATATGGCAATCGATCACAAGCGCTGTATGCGCAACAAGACTGGGCCGCGGCCGCTGTCGATGCCGAGATTGCAGTAGAGATGAAGCGGATAGGCAATGTCAAGGcatggtggaggagaggcATGTGCTTGAAGGAGATGGGTCGCGTGAGTGAGGCGTATGAGTGGGTGAAGACGGGTCTGGAGTTCGAGAGAGCTGGGCCAGATAAAGCCAGCTTGGGCGAGCTGGAGGCATTGCTACGGGAGGTCGAGGCAGCAGCAAATAAGAAGTAG
- a CDS encoding uncharacterized protein (antiSMASH:Cluster_11), producing the protein MARVLVAVIALASFCHAVIREEDFAAEDIIVRDIAILGAGASGTYAAIRLREDYNLSIAVIEKDDHIGGHTNTYTDPETQKPVDYGVLAFWDYGPAKSYFARLDVETMAAPPEGGTTVYVDSETARNVTDYQVPAFSDVLKSIAIYGNESGKYDDILLPGYWNFPSGDDIPADLLLSYGEFSQKYGIDNFYPMLQIIAGVGVGGVRDIPLLYVMGFGLDHPAIQSLLQNGLFVPKSGSNAEIYQKAYARIKDDILLSSSVVSAERDEHDGVHLVVQTSDNCKRLIKAKQLLVTPAPSIQNLESLDLDDQESAVFVSSTPRPIHVGLAKTSAIPRNYSVQYVSSKVAPDNYLDMYQDIKHDLKIQSTGPEELQLFRVLLETTSDLPLTEDEAKAYVTSQVQKLAAAGTLNSVKPPDAAAGSGDAQTANGGAVTVEFKAFKSHSSVMWRLPADEIKAGFIQNLYALQGHRSTWYTGSLWCTDFSSNVWAFTDTVLERMVGARKKDG; encoded by the exons ATGGCGCGAGTTCTTGTAGCTGTAATTGCGCTTGCAAGTTTCTGTCACGCTGTCATCCGTGAAGAAGACTTCGCGGCGGAAGACATTATCGTCAGAGATATTGCGATTCTTGGAGCTGGTGCCTCGGGTACATACGCCGCCATACGATTGCGTGAAGATTACAACCTCAGCATCGCTGTCATCGAAAAGGACGATCACATAGGCGGTCACACCAACACTTACACCGATCCCGAAACGCAGAAGCCCGTAGACTATGGAGTATTGGCTTTTTGGGACTATGGGCCTGCGAAGAGCTACTTCGCGCGTCTGGACGTCGAAACGATGGCAGCCCCACCGGAAGGCGGCACAACAGTCTACGTGGACTCAGAAACGGCAAGGAACGTGACCGACTATCAAGTTCCTGCCTTTTCAGACGTCCTGAAATCCATCGCCATCTATGGAAATGAGTCTGGAAAGTACGACGACATTCTACTGCCTGGCTACTGGAACTTTCCTTCAGGAGACGACATCCCGGCAGACTTACTACTGTCCTACGGCGAGTTCTCTCAGAAGTACGGCATAGACAACTTCTATCCAATGCTGCAAATTATCGCTGGAGTCGGCGTTGGTGGAGTTCGTGATATTCCATTACTTTACGTTAT GGGCTTTGGCCTAGACCATCCGGCAATACAGAGTCTGCTGCAAAACGGCCTTTTTGTGCCAAAGTCAGGCTCGAATGCCGAGATCTATCAGAAGGCGTACGCACGAATCAAGGACGATATCCTTCTAAGCAGTAGCGTCGTCTCCGCCGAACGCGACGAGCACGACGGAGTCCACCTCGTCGTACAAACCAGCGACAACTGCAAAAGGCTCATCAAGGCGAAACAGCTCCTCGTCACTCCTGCGCCTAGCATCCAGAACCTTGAGTCTCTGGATCTTGATGACCAAGAATCCGCCGTCTTCGTTTCCAGTACTCCACGACCAATCCACGTAGGCCTCGCAAAAACGTCTGCCATTCCGCGAAATTACTCAGTACAATATGTCTCCTCCAAGGTTGCACCGGATAACTACCTCGACATGTACCAGGACATTAAGCATGATCTCAAAATTCAGTCCACCGGTCCCGAAGAATTACAGCTTTTTCGTGTCCTATTGGAGACGACATCAGATCTTCCCCTCACGGAAGATGAAGCGAAAGCATATGTCACGTCTCAAGTGCAGAAACTTGCAGCCGCTGGGACACTGAACAGTGTAAAGCCACCAGATGCAGCGGCTGGCAGCGGCGACGCTCAAACTGCAAACGGGGGCGCAGTCACGGTCGAGTTCAAAGCCTTCAAATCCCATAGCAGTGTTATGTGGCGGCTTCCCGCAGACGAGATCAAAGCTGGCTTTATACAAAATCTCTATGCATTACAGGGACATCGTTCGACGTGGTATACGGGTAGCTTGTGGTGTACGGATTTTTCGAGCAATGTGTGGGCTTTTACGGATACGGTACTGGAGAGAATGGTgggagcgaggaagaaggacgGATAA
- a CDS encoding uncharacterized protein (antiSMASH:Cluster_11), with product MRRSRSPAGTNSAPPPTKRRKTAKHDETDPLPTCSMTRKQKQAAQTLASAFAQDLAQHRGVSKEFENAYQAWIEAAKQPQFVKPVIGLYGPTGQGKSELLNAFSGQSDASKSAGSGNALTSVAMLFVSHLHGQQKKHGAIVHVVKQDRLQAMVAQWVRDYVRFHFDIDPVLSDEELAERQKLADVAKTRFRTLFNNKSGFATDAELFEFFKNRRHNDAAIVAQLLAWCDELLTGFDMEDGHRMRRFEEDESSRLNEVLERYIYDQDGFATPLLWPLVELVEKACPDSPHLRYIHILDLPGMSDTDENRGNIAHHHFLRCQALWVVGNISRATSDKRLHDILARYGPRFGKNIAALLTFSDANADANTAKELEKQGADMKEYWIQTARVRTVIEDIANMKAQLGHTHHIEGRNGLAMTLVRFQSEVLPQSKTAQLDAFVKGRNSYIAAKLRGITRQYLPPGVELAVFCISNTHFISRPPMSDMGNTVMSLDSTNIPALRLHALSLAEDAKFNSYYDSINNTISLFESLALWTAANSKRPKHFEETLNAPTQHLESLSCSLSDDMRNALNTELMCHVAEGRTMFREKALEALREISRYHPSTFRAFVFRNGSHRTAAQESAVWNELFAGSQSEVICEHWASLTEALKKLFQTYVDDMIKCLQIMFEKLTEDAPDQKLVTMLEGLLHSYMNRIRAAYAQLTIGNDGVDTRLKIIMEKATKDVNTSYFGLALRHTYDACKMERGSGSTERMRQWLFQSLDRTDASNGLPCPFEAVLTGLDEDLTTTVTELSVKLRDQLDTTLTHLKHDLQRAFVNTTAARGTHELNAHKQLKASLANKQEEYDLLKAGLSELKQKYNIQDDELKRPTPKSFMQYIRDFLG from the exons ATGCGCCGCTCGCGATCGCCTGCCGGCACCAACTCAGCCCCACCGCCAACCAAGAGGCGCAAAACAGCGAAACATGATGAGACCGACCCTCTACCTACTTGTTCGATGACGCgcaagcagaagcaagcCGCCCAAACACTTGCTTCTGCATTCGCGCAGGATCTTGCTCAGCATCGTGGTGTCAGCAAAGAGTTCGAGAACGCTTACCAGGCCTGGATCGAAGCTGCAAAACAGCCTCAATTCGTCAAGCCGGTAATTGGACTCTATGGTCCCACTGGACAGGGAAAGAGTGAGCTCCTCAATGCATTCTCTGGACAGTCCGACGCATCCAAATCGGCCGGCTCGGGAAATGCTCTGACGTCTGTTGCGATGCTCTTCGTTTCTCATCTACATGGTCAGCAGAAGAAACACGGCGCCATCGTTCACGTTGTGAAGCAAGATCGCCTTCAAGCGATGGTAGCCCAATGGGTTCGCGACTATGTACGGTTTCACTTCGACATCGACCCTGTACTGTCGGATGAAGAGTTAGCCGAGAGGCAAAAGCTTGCGGACGTTGCCAAAACCAGATTCCGGACGCTGTTCAACAACAAATCTGGTTTCGCGACAGACGCTGAGCTCTTCGAATTCTTCAAGAACCGCAGGCATAACGACGCAGCCATCGTCGCGCAGCTATTGGCTTGGTGTGATGAACTGCTCACCGGGTTTGATATGGAAGACGGCCATCGGATGCGTAGATtcgaagaggacgagtcATCACGTCTGAACGAGGTGCTCGAGCGATATATCTATGATCAGGACGGATTTGCCACTCCCTTGCTATGGCCACTAGTCGAACTGGTGGAGAAGGCATGTCCGGACTCGCCGCATCTTCGCTACATCCATATACTCGATCTTCCAGGCATGTCAGATACAGACGAGAATCGCGGCAACATCGCTCACCATCACTTCCTCCGTTGTCAGGCCTTATGGGTCGTAGGCAATATCAGTCGCGCCACTTCAGACAAAAGGCTCCACGACATTCTGGCAAGATATGGGCCGCGCTTCGGAAAGAACATCGCAGCGCTCTTGACATTTTCCGATGCAAATGCCGATGCGAACACTGCTAAAGAACTGGAAAAGCAAGGAGCAGACATGAAAGAGTATTGGATTCAGACCGCGCGGGTTCGAACCGTCATTGAAGACATCGCGAACATGAAAGCGCAGTTGGGCCATACACACCATATTGAAGGTCGAAATGGACTCGCGATGACTCTGGTTCGGTTCCAATCGGAAGTTCTTCCCCAGAGCAAGACAGCCCAGCTTGATGCCTTCGTGAAGGGACGAAACAGCTACATTGCTGCCAAATTGCGAGGAATCACACGACAATATCTTCCGCCGGGGGTGGAGCTCGCAGTCTTCTGCATATCGAATACTCACTTCATTTCACGACCTCCGATGTCTGACATGGGCAACACTGTCATGAGCCTGGACAGCACCAATATTCCCGCCCTGCGACTACATGCTTTGAGCCTGGCCGAAGACGCGAAATTCAACAGCTATTATGacagcatcaacaacacGATCAGCCTCTTTGAGAGTCTCGCGCTCTGGACGGCCGCGAACTCCAAGCGGCCAAAGCACTTTGAAGAGACCCTGAATGCCCCCACGCAGCATTTAGAATCTCTTTCTTGCAGCCTTTCAGACGATATGCGGAACGCACTCAACACCGAACTGATGTGTCACGTTGCTGAAGGTCGTACCATGTTCCGCGAGAAGGCTTTGGAGGCATTGCGTGAAATCTCGAGATACCACCCCAGCACCTTCCGAGCATTCGTCTTCCGCAATGGCAGTCATCGTACTGCCGCGCAAGAGAGTGCAGTATGGAACGAATTGTTCGCAGGGTCGCAGAGTGAGGTGATTTGCGAGCATTGGGCATCGCTGACCGAGGCTCTCAAGAAGCTGTTCCAAACATATGTCGATGACATGATTAAATGCCTTCAAATCATGTTTGAAAAACTCACAG AGGATGCTCCCGACCAGAAGCTGGTGACGATGCTCGAAGGCTTGTTGCACTCCTACATGAATCGCATTCGCGCGGCTTACGCACAGCTCACCATTGGCAATGATGGCGTCGACACGCGCCTCAAAATCATCATGGAGAAAGCGACCAAAGATGTAAACACATCGTACTTCGGTCTTGCTCTGCGCCATACATACGATGCTTGCAAAATGGAGCGTGGCTCTGGCAGCACAGAGCGCATGAGGCAGTGGCTGTTCCAGTCTCTCGACAGAACCGATGCCAGCAACGGTCTACCATGCCCCTTCGAAGCGGTGCTTACTGGCCTTGATGAAGATCTGACAACGACTGTCACCGAACTGAGTGTCAAGCTTCGTGATCAGCTAGACACGACTTTAACCCACCTGAAGCACGACCTTCAACGCGCCTTTGTGAACACCACTGCTGCCAGAGGCACTCACGAACTGAACGCCCACAAGCAATTGAAAGCATCGTTGGCCAACAAGCAAGAGGAGTATGATCTCTTGAAAGCCGGGCTCAGTGAGCTCAAACAGAAATACAACATCCAGGATGACGAGCTGAAGCGGCCTACACCCAAGAGTTTCATGCAGTACATCAGGGACTTCTTGGGTTGA
- a CDS encoding mitochondrial 37S ribosomal protein mS33 (antiSMASH:Cluster_11): MSVPRSRLLDLMKAQCRIFNTTFNPTAQRLGNKILRQRLKGPSLAAYYPRRVATFVDLKRLYPGYELYDDFEEDRLEHLQIAKSRGKGAPKKKKAKTEAKKGQKKKR, from the exons ATGTCGGTCCCTCGCTCACGTCTTCTCGACTTGATGAAGGCGCAATGCCGCATCTTCAACACCACCTTCAATCCCACCGCACAACGACTCGGCAATAAAATCCTCCGCCAACGATTAAAGGGCCCTTCGCTGGCAGCATATTACCCCCGACGAGTGGCGACGTTTGTGGACCTGAAGCGGCTGTACCCAGGATATGAACTATACGATGACTTTGAAGAGGATCGGTTAGAGCATCTACAGATCGCGAAGTCAAGAGGAAAGGGcgcgccaaagaagaagaaggcgaagacag AAGCAAAGAAGggccagaagaagaagcggtAG
- a CDS encoding uncharacterized protein (antiSMASH:Cluster_11), whose translation MNHKRSHYGDGGGSPKRHKSGSGHHRNHDRHDRHNRPREARSHQSGRTEKAQHHDFLPNASISHAKAVQKLPPSSSSPHYMRAPAEVSLSVGTDLPQLPPVKDEYRQASFRHKSHYNVSREVAAGDVTYERLEFLGDAYLELFASRLIYGRYPQLPAGRMSQLRELLVKNETLAEYSRAYRFHELVEVGGEVENMMRDSQGRGNKGFNKILGDVFEAYVAAIVLSDFNARGYDTAEQWCVTLWAPRLLKAIEQDPLAHHRESQGAADLTSTYDVNAKATLQKRLCGANLVRLHYDTDKPTVELKGDKLGQNVHFIALYVESAFFAIEKRLLAKAEGKNKVEAGNWAAVKAMYDPTTMQFVKELEQKVLAERERRNEAKKKATSDVKADGE comes from the coding sequence ATGAACCACAAGCGGTCACACTACGGTGACGGCGGCGGCTCGCCAAAGCGACATAAGTCCGGTTCTGGCCACCACCGCAACCACGACCGACACGACCGACACAACCGCCCACGAGAGGCACGATCGCACCAGAGCGGCAGAACTGAGAAAGCGCAGCACCACGATTTCCTGCCCAATGCCTCGATATCCCACGCCAAAGCAGTGCAGAAGCTGCCtccgtcttcctcgtctccacACTATATGCGCGCTCCCGCCGAAGTGAGCTTGAGTGTAGGGACGGACCTGCCGCAGCTGCCTCCCGTCAAGGACGAGTACCGTCAAGCATCCTTCCGCCACAAGTCGCACTACAACGTAAGCCGCGAAGTGGCCGCTGGGGACGTCACCTACGAGCGCCTCGAATTCCTGGGAGACGCCTACCTTGAGCTCTTCGCCTCACGACTCATTTACGGCCGCTATCCACAACTTCCCGCCGGGCGTATGTCGCAGCTTCGCGAGTTGCTGGTCAAGAATGAGACGCTCGCCGAGTACTCGCGAGCCTACCGCTTTCATGAGCTGGTCGAAGTCGGTGGAGAGGTCGAGAACATGATGCGCGATAGCCAGGGACGCGGTAACAAGGGATTCAACAAGATCTTGGGAGATGTCTTCGAAGCCTACGTGGCTGCTATTGTGCTGAGCGATTTCAACGCCAGAGGCTACGATACTGCGGAACAATGGTGTGTGACACTGTGGGCGCCAAGGTTACTCAAGGCGATCGAGCAGGACCCGTTGGCTCACCACAGAGAGTCGCAAGGCGCGGCGGATCTCACCTCTACGTATGATGTGAATGCGAAGGCCACGCTCCAGAAACGTCTTTGCGGCGCCAACCTCGTCCGTCTTCACTATGACACTGACAAACCAACCGTGGAGCTCAAGGGTGACAAGCTTGGGCAAAATGTTCACTTCATCGCGCTGTATGTGGAGTCAGCGTTCTTCGCAATTGAGAAAAGATTACTCGCCAAAGCTGAGGGCAAGAACAAGGTTGAGGCAGGCAATTGGGCCGCTGTCAAAGCCATGTACGATCCGACCACGATGCAGTTTGTCAAAGAGCTGGAGCAAAAGGTACTCGCAGAGCGGGAGCGTCGAAATGAAGCCAAGAAAAAGGCTACTTCCGACGTGAAAGCCGATGGAGAATAA